The Candidatus Ancaeobacter aquaticus genome includes a window with the following:
- the rpoB gene encoding DNA-directed RNA polymerase subunit beta, giving the protein MRKPITKRSSFAKFQDVVDMPHLIEMQINSYNDYLQVDTIPEKMENKGLQAVFNEILPVTSYDESLVLEYRGYTIGVPKYDLLECQRRGLTYSAPLKVNFRLKDHGAIKDEVVYMGMIPLMSPTGTFIINGAERVIVSQLHRSPGICFEQEAHPSGLTLFSLRIIPYRGSWLEVKFDMNDLMYAYIDRRKGRRKILATTFLRAIGYGTNDEILGQFFGKDEIKIDGKINSADLIGKILARDVKDDKSGAIISRAPDKITKVLLTRLEDLNIKTIEILKNANDESPIIKMMRKDPIDSQEAALKDIYKKLRPGDPATITNAKALIRRLFFDRRRYDLGRVGRFKLNQKLAMKLTEDELSLTTLRKEDIMRAIKYLLNLKNGEGKIDDIDHLGNRRVRSVGELLQNQCRIGLARMERMIKERMNLYDVNQESLTPHKLINPKGFSSVIKDFFGRSQLSQFMDQTNALSELTHKRRLSALGPGGLNRERSGFEVRDVHTSHYGRICPIETPEGPNIGLIASMGTYARVNEYGFLETPYRKAAEGRVTDKIEYLTADVEEQFIIAQANAEIDDKGIFASDKVQVRYKGDVLLVSPEKVDYMDVSPRQLVSVAAGLIPFLEHDDANRALMGSNMQRQAVPLVITEAPLVATGLEYRTARDSGVMELSAEDGVVEEVDSKNIRIGKKDYPLRKYLRSNAGTSVNQRPIVKKGDKIKKGQIIADGPATKDGELALGKNVLVSFMPWGGYNFEDAILISERLVRDDVFTSIHIEEFEVGARDTKLGKEEITRDIPNVGEEALKDLGEDGVIRLGAEVKSGDILVGKITPKSETELSPEERLLRAIFGEKAADVRDTSLKVSSGIEGVVMDVRVFARKDRARTDQDKLEEKKELRKITSDFKVKYEIIKEERSIRMEELLLGQKLTMDIVNTETGEFVISKDKKVTRAQLEKLEMIDYKNIEIPQSSISYEIKKILMDYDKANEEFETAENRMAEKVKKGDELDPGVIKQVKVYIGSKRKLQVGDKMAGRHGNKGIVAKILADEDMPFLPDGRPVDMVLNPLGVPSRMNVGQVLETHLGWAAEILGLKVMTPVFDGIKESKIREMLVQANLPESGKVELFDGRTGEKFDQKVVVGYIYMMKLGHLVADKIHARSIGPYSLVTQQPLGGKAQFGGQRFGEMEVWALESYGAAYLLQELMTVKSDDVVGRTKIYESIVKGRNYLEAGTPESFNVLIKEMQSLALDVRPEREKDKE; this is encoded by the coding sequence ATGAGAAAACCTATTACAAAAAGAAGTAGTTTTGCAAAGTTTCAGGATGTGGTTGACATGCCGCACTTGATTGAAATGCAAATCAATTCGTATAACGATTATTTGCAAGTGGACACAATACCTGAAAAAATGGAAAATAAGGGATTGCAGGCAGTATTTAATGAGATACTCCCTGTGACGAGTTATGATGAAAGCTTGGTGTTGGAATATCGTGGGTACACTATTGGTGTACCAAAGTATGATCTTTTGGAATGTCAAAGGAGAGGTCTTACTTATTCTGCACCGCTTAAAGTAAATTTTCGATTAAAAGATCACGGCGCAATAAAAGATGAAGTCGTCTACATGGGGATGATTCCGCTTATGTCTCCGACAGGAACATTCATTATTAATGGCGCTGAGAGAGTGATCGTGAGCCAGTTACATCGTTCTCCCGGTATTTGTTTTGAGCAGGAAGCTCATCCCAGTGGATTAACACTATTCTCACTGAGGATCATTCCTTACCGTGGATCATGGCTTGAAGTAAAGTTTGATATGAATGATCTCATGTATGCATATATTGACCGGAGAAAAGGAAGACGAAAGATATTGGCAACAACATTCTTGCGGGCAATCGGATACGGAACAAATGATGAGATTCTTGGACAGTTTTTTGGTAAAGATGAAATTAAAATTGATGGCAAGATAAATAGTGCCGATTTAATAGGTAAAATCCTCGCGCGTGACGTAAAAGACGACAAGAGTGGCGCGATAATTTCTCGTGCTCCAGATAAAATCACGAAAGTACTTTTAACAAGATTAGAGGATTTAAATATAAAAACAATTGAAATCCTTAAAAATGCAAATGATGAGTCACCTATTATTAAAATGATGCGCAAAGATCCTATTGACTCACAGGAAGCAGCATTAAAGGACATATATAAGAAGTTGCGCCCAGGTGATCCTGCAACAATAACAAATGCAAAAGCCCTTATCCGGAGATTGTTTTTTGATCGTAGGAGATATGACTTAGGTCGTGTCGGGCGGTTTAAGCTTAATCAAAAGTTAGCAATGAAGTTAACGGAAGATGAATTGTCTCTAACCACATTAAGAAAAGAAGATATTATGCGAGCAATAAAATATCTTCTCAATTTAAAGAACGGTGAAGGCAAGATCGATGATATAGACCATTTGGGTAACAGAAGAGTTCGTTCTGTTGGTGAGCTCTTGCAGAATCAATGTCGTATCGGGTTAGCAAGAATGGAGCGCATGATTAAAGAACGTATGAATCTTTATGATGTCAATCAGGAATCTTTGACACCACATAAGCTCATAAATCCTAAAGGATTTTCAAGTGTTATAAAAGATTTCTTTGGGAGAAGCCAATTATCGCAGTTTATGGATCAGACGAACGCATTAAGCGAACTGACGCATAAAAGACGATTATCAGCATTAGGACCAGGTGGATTAAATAGGGAACGTTCAGGTTTTGAAGTACGTGACGTACATACCAGTCATTATGGTAGAATATGTCCGATTGAAACGCCTGAAGGTCCGAACATTGGTCTTATTGCGTCTATGGGAACATATGCAAGGGTAAACGAGTATGGTTTTCTTGAGACACCGTATAGAAAAGCAGCTGAAGGTCGTGTTACTGATAAGATCGAGTATCTTACTGCTGATGTTGAAGAGCAGTTTATTATTGCTCAGGCAAATGCAGAAATTGATGATAAAGGTATATTTGCAAGTGATAAAGTTCAGGTGCGGTATAAAGGTGATGTTCTTTTAGTGTCACCTGAAAAAGTTGATTATATGGACGTATCACCTCGTCAGCTCGTCAGCGTTGCTGCGGGATTGATACCGTTTTTAGAACATGATGATGCAAATAGAGCTCTTATGGGTTCAAATATGCAACGTCAAGCTGTTCCGCTGGTAATTACAGAAGCCCCGCTTGTTGCAACCGGTCTTGAATATCGTACAGCACGAGACTCCGGTGTAATGGAGCTTTCTGCAGAGGATGGTGTTGTTGAGGAAGTTGATTCTAAAAATATTAGAATCGGCAAAAAAGATTATCCGCTGAGAAAATATCTTCGCTCTAACGCGGGAACAAGTGTTAATCAAAGACCGATTGTTAAAAAAGGTGATAAGATCAAAAAAGGTCAGATTATTGCTGATGGTCCTGCAACGAAAGACGGAGAGCTTGCCCTCGGGAAAAATGTTCTTGTATCGTTTATGCCGTGGGGAGGATACAACTTTGAGGATGCTATCTTAATCAGTGAACGTTTAGTTCGAGATGACGTATTTACTTCGATCCATATTGAAGAGTTTGAGGTAGGTGCACGTGATACAAAGCTCGGCAAAGAAGAAATTACCCGTGATATTCCTAATGTTGGTGAAGAAGCATTAAAGGATCTTGGTGAAGATGGAGTTATACGGTTAGGGGCAGAAGTAAAATCGGGTGACATTCTTGTAGGAAAAATAACTCCGAAGAGTGAAACAGAACTTTCACCTGAAGAAAGGTTGCTCAGGGCAATATTTGGAGAAAAAGCAGCTGATGTAAGAGATACATCACTGAAGGTTTCTTCAGGTATTGAAGGTGTCGTGATGGACGTGAGAGTATTTGCGCGTAAAGATAGAGCGCGAACAGATCAAGACAAACTTGAAGAAAAGAAAGAGCTGAGAAAAATTACCTCTGATTTTAAGGTGAAGTATGAAATTATCAAGGAAGAACGTTCAATACGAATGGAAGAATTGCTTCTCGGGCAAAAGCTTACAATGGATATAGTTAATACTGAAACAGGTGAATTCGTTATCAGTAAAGACAAAAAAGTTACTCGTGCTCAGCTTGAGAAACTAGAGATGATAGATTACAAAAATATCGAAATCCCGCAAAGTTCTATCAGCTATGAAATCAAGAAAATCCTGATGGATTACGATAAAGCAAATGAAGAATTTGAGACTGCTGAAAATAGAATGGCAGAAAAAGTCAAAAAGGGAGATGAGCTTGATCCGGGGGTAATTAAACAAGTTAAGGTATATATTGGAAGCAAGAGAAAGCTGCAAGTTGGTGACAAGATGGCAGGTCGCCATGGAAATAAGGGTATTGTTGCTAAGATTCTTGCTGATGAAGATATGCCGTTTTTACCGGACGGAAGACCGGTCGATATGGTGTTGAATCCGCTTGGTGTACCTTCTCGTATGAATGTAGGACAGGTTCTTGAAACACATCTTGGTTGGGCGGCAGAGATACTCGGTCTGAAAGTTATGACGCCGGTATTTGATGGAATTAAAGAATCGAAGATACGTGAAATGCTCGTGCAAGCCAACTTGCCTGAAAGCGGTAAAGTGGAATTGTTTGACGGCAGAACAGGTGAAAAATTTGATCAGAAAGTTGTGGTAGGATATATCTATATGATGAAGCTTGGTCACCTTGTTGCAGATAAGATCCATGCTCGTTCTATTGGGCCATACTCACTTGTGACACAGCAGCCACTTGGCGGTAAGGCACAATTCGGAGGACAGCGTTTCGGAGAAATGGAAGTGTGGGCACTTGAGTCATATGGTGCGGCATACTTATTACAAGAGCTCATGACGGTGAAAAGTGATGATGTTGTTGGAAGAACAAAGATTTATGAATCGATTGTAAAAGGAAGAAATTATCTTGAAGCAGGTACTCCGGAATCATTCAACGTGTTGATCAAGGAAATGCAGAGTTTAGCGCTTGATGTGAGACCTGAAAGAGAAAAAGACAAAGAGTAA
- the rplL gene encoding 50S ribosomal protein L7/L12, giving the protein MADQKVMEDLIQKIEGMTVLELSELVKSLEDKFGVSAAAPVAVAAATAAGDTAVAEEKTEFNVILAEVGANKIQVIKEVRALTSLGLKEAKDLVDGAPKPVKEGATKEEADQIKAKLEAVGAKVEVK; this is encoded by the coding sequence ATGGCTGATCAAAAAGTAATGGAAGACTTAATACAGAAGATAGAGGGAATGACTGTCTTGGAACTTTCGGAGCTTGTGAAATCTCTCGAAGATAAATTTGGCGTATCTGCTGCAGCTCCTGTAGCTGTTGCTGCTGCTACTGCTGCCGGCGATACTGCTGTTGCTGAAGAGAAGACAGAGTTCAACGTAATTCTTGCTGAAGTTGGCGCTAACAAGATCCAGGTTATTAAAGAAGTTCGTGCACTTACCAGTCTCGGACTAAAAGAAGCAAAAGATCTTGTTGATGGTGCTCCGAAACCGGTAAAGGAAGGTGCAACTAAAGAAGAAGCTGATCAGATTAAAGCAAAGCTTGAAGCAGTTGGTGCAAAAGTAGAAGTAAAGTAA
- the rplJ gene encoding 50S ribosomal protein L10, giving the protein MRIEKNDIIEELFKKIDGSNAMILTDYMGITSDKANDLRSLLREKSTDYSVVKNRLFVRALAKANIDGVDEFLTGPTAVLFLHGDQAEVAKTLVKFMKTNESPKIKAGIINKDLIPKEQIEYLATLPSKDVMIARFIGQLQAPICGLVNVLTGIQKKPLYVLNALIEKKVKEGSSDG; this is encoded by the coding sequence ATGAGAATTGAGAAAAACGACATAATTGAGGAGCTCTTCAAGAAGATTGATGGATCGAACGCGATGATTTTGACTGATTATATGGGAATTACCTCTGATAAGGCGAATGATCTCAGATCGCTTTTGCGTGAAAAATCTACGGATTATTCTGTTGTTAAGAACAGATTGTTTGTGAGAGCGTTAGCGAAAGCAAATATTGATGGAGTCGATGAGTTTTTGACGGGGCCGACTGCTGTGTTGTTTCTTCATGGTGACCAGGCGGAAGTGGCAAAAACACTGGTAAAATTCATGAAAACAAATGAATCACCAAAGATAAAAGCAGGCATCATTAATAAGGATCTGATACCAAAAGAGCAGATTGAATATTTAGCGACATTGCCTTCTAAAGATGTAATGATTGCGAGATTCATCGGGCAGTTACAGGCACCTATCTGTGGTTTGGTAAATGTTTTGACGGGTATTCAGAAAAAACCGTTATACGTATTGAATGCATTGATAGAGAAAAAAGTAAAAGAAGGGTCTTCGGACGGATAA
- the rplA gene encoding 50S ribosomal protein L1, producing MKKHSKRYTHVAEKVDKEKVYKLSDAIDILKEVDQKPKFDEAVDISFSLGVDTRHSDQMVRGTVTLPHGTGKLVRVAVFTKEPSNVEAAKSEGAEHVGDDDLIEKVKGGWTDFDVAIATPDLMKDLSKLGKILGPKGLMPSPKAGTVTQEIGKAVKEVKKGKIEYKIDKTSNLHVSIGKLSFEKDKLAENGLTVIEAIYKAKPSGAKGVYMKRCVISSTMSPGLGIDLKEINIKGI from the coding sequence ATGAAAAAGCATAGTAAAAGATATACACACGTTGCTGAAAAAGTTGATAAGGAAAAGGTATATAAACTGTCTGATGCAATCGATATTTTAAAAGAAGTTGATCAAAAACCTAAGTTTGATGAAGCTGTTGATATTTCATTTAGCCTGGGTGTTGATACGAGACATTCTGATCAGATGGTGCGAGGCACGGTTACACTGCCGCATGGTACCGGTAAACTCGTGAGAGTAGCGGTATTTACCAAGGAACCATCAAATGTTGAAGCTGCTAAAAGTGAAGGTGCCGAACACGTTGGTGATGATGATCTCATTGAAAAAGTAAAGGGTGGTTGGACAGATTTTGATGTTGCTATTGCGACACCTGATTTGATGAAAGATCTCAGTAAATTAGGAAAGATATTGGGACCAAAGGGATTGATGCCGAGTCCAAAAGCCGGAACAGTTACACAGGAAATTGGAAAAGCGGTAAAAGAAGTAAAAAAAGGAAAGATTGAATATAAGATTGATAAAACAAGTAATCTTCATGTATCAATCGGGAAATTATCGTTTGAAAAAGACAAATTAGCTGAAAACGGTCTTACCGTTATAGAGGCGATTTATAAGGCAAAGCCATCCGGAGCAAAAGGTGTATACATGAAAAGGTGTGTTATATCATCAACGATGAGCCCCGGACTTGGAATAGATTTAAAAGAAATAAACATCAAAGGAATATGA